In Arcobacter lacus, one genomic interval encodes:
- the truA gene encoding tRNA pseudouridine(38-40) synthase TruA has translation MNLKFVVAYDGSLFQGSQKQPNGKTVENELLKAFENINIKTQIVLSGRTDKEVHSSGQVFNCQIPSYWEDFFKLKEILNKNLPTSIKIKKISKVDESFHSRFSAKKRVYRYLITTKETTPFNDKFITYVKSVDEKLLKEAIREFIGVHDFKYFHKTGSDKENTNREIFDTKFYKYKDIYVFKFTANSYLRSQIRLMVGFLLAINDKKLTIEDLKKQLNCEKSIFKTPIKPNGLYLAKIKY, from the coding sequence ATGAATTTAAAGTTTGTTGTTGCTTATGATGGAAGTTTATTTCAAGGAAGTCAAAAACAACCAAATGGAAAAACAGTTGAAAATGAACTTTTAAAAGCTTTTGAAAACATAAATATTAAAACTCAAATAGTTTTAAGTGGAAGAACGGATAAAGAAGTTCACTCATCTGGACAAGTTTTTAATTGTCAAATCCCTTCATATTGGGAAGATTTTTTTAAATTAAAAGAGATTTTAAATAAAAATCTTCCAACTTCTATAAAAATAAAAAAAATATCAAAAGTAGATGAAAGTTTTCATTCAAGATTTAGTGCAAAAAAAAGAGTTTATAGATATTTAATTACTACAAAAGAGACAACACCTTTTAATGATAAATTTATAACTTATGTAAAAAGTGTAGATGAAAAACTTTTAAAAGAGGCTATAAGAGAGTTTATTGGAGTTCATGATTTTAAATATTTTCATAAAACAGGTAGTGATAAAGAGAATACAAATAGAGAAATTTTTGATACAAAATTTTATAAATATAAAGATATTTATGTTTTTAAGTTTACTGCAAATTCATATTTACGAAGTCAAATTAGGCTTATGGTTGGATTTTTACTTGCAATAAATGATAAAAAATTGACTATTGAAGATTTAAAAAAACAACTAAATTGTGAAAAAAGTATTTTTAAAACTCCTATAAAACCAAATGGTTTATATCTTGCAAAAATTAAATACTAA
- a CDS encoding LptF/LptG family permease, with protein MKLRNYLYSQLATTFFPIFFGLFFITSVIFLVKISALTAIITVNFFELFRIFSYTIPDIIFYTMPISFFISMVITLSKLSSEYELTVITSFGLDPIKILKIFLPLASLLTLLLLIVSVGLTPKADFERKQFVNIKKNEANFNIKSGEFGQKFGDWLIFINDKKDNLYENVKLLKVENDKDQFVISKNAILENDKGILSIRLDEGKAFLIDKENFNQIDYEAMYINDSISTGKTTIFTTTYDYWKNNIKNKVDLDELTFFILTSFFPLISLFLVITFGYFNPRYEKNRAIMYSLISIVLYYVLIKSIGDKILLHTLYIVPVLWLAGTYFLYSKTIKKEY; from the coding sequence TTGAAATTACGAAATTATTTATATTCTCAATTAGCAACCACTTTTTTTCCTATATTTTTTGGATTATTTTTTATTACTTCTGTAATTTTTTTGGTTAAGATTTCAGCTTTAACAGCAATTATAACTGTAAACTTTTTTGAATTATTTAGAATCTTTAGTTATACAATTCCTGATATTATTTTTTACACAATGCCAATATCTTTTTTTATATCTATGGTTATAACTTTATCAAAACTTTCAAGTGAATATGAACTTACAGTTATTACTTCATTTGGATTAGATCCTATTAAAATTTTAAAAATTTTTTTACCTTTGGCTTCTCTTTTGACACTTTTACTTTTAATAGTTTCTGTTGGACTTACTCCAAAAGCAGATTTTGAAAGAAAACAATTTGTGAATATTAAAAAAAATGAGGCGAACTTCAATATAAAATCTGGTGAATTTGGTCAAAAATTTGGTGATTGGTTAATTTTTATAAATGACAAAAAAGATAATCTATATGAAAATGTAAAACTTTTAAAAGTTGAAAATGATAAAGATCAATTTGTAATTAGTAAAAATGCTATTTTAGAGAATGACAAAGGTATTTTAAGTATTAGATTGGATGAAGGAAAAGCATTTTTGATTGATAAAGAAAACTTTAATCAAATTGATTATGAAGCAATGTATATAAATGATTCTATCTCAACGGGTAAAACAACAATTTTTACAACGACTTATGATTATTGGAAAAATAATATAAAAAACAAAGTTGATTTAGATGAATTAACATTTTTTATTTTAACTTCTTTTTTCCCTTTGATATCTTTATTTTTAGTAATTACTTTTGGATATTTTAACCCTAGATATGAAAAAAATAGGGCAATTATGTATTCATTGATTTCAATAGTATTGTATTATGTTCTAATCAAATCAATAGGAGATAAAATTCTTTTACATACACTTTATATTGTTCCTGTTCTTTGGCTTGCTGGAACATACTTTTTATATTCAAAAACTATAAAAAAAGAGTACTAA
- a CDS encoding prepilin peptidase: MEFRFLQIVICTILSLFLFSKLGFTLSFLSFCVFSYLLVFLSFIDLKYKAVPDYLLLAVLVLSFFITDFSLEDSFLNAFISSGAIFLLNFIVTFYIQNVKSKILKDETLKNQVALGEGDIPIIASMAVVLGLNSLVYAILLSAIIAILHTISINIVKKDIQIPFIPSLVLGFFIEYFFGLEHYIKAFY; this comes from the coding sequence GTGGAATTTAGATTTTTACAAATAGTAATTTGTACTATTTTAAGTTTATTTCTATTTTCTAAATTAGGTTTTACATTATCTTTTTTATCTTTTTGTGTTTTTTCATATTTATTAGTTTTTTTATCTTTTATTGATTTAAAGTATAAAGCAGTTCCTGATTATCTACTTTTAGCTGTACTTGTTTTATCATTTTTTATTACAGATTTTTCTTTAGAAGATAGTTTTTTAAATGCCTTTATTTCAAGTGGAGCTATATTTTTATTGAATTTTATTGTAACTTTTTACATTCAGAATGTAAAATCAAAAATTTTAAAAGATGAAACTTTAAAAAATCAAGTGGCTTTAGGAGAAGGAGATATTCCTATAATTGCAAGTATGGCTGTTGTTTTAGGATTAAATTCGTTAGTTTATGCTATATTATTGTCTGCAATTATTGCTATCTTACATACAATTAGCATAAATATTGTAAAAAAAGATATTCAAATCCCCTTTATTCCATCATTAGTTTTAGGATTTTTCATTGAATATTTTTTTGGTTTAGAACACTATATAAAGGCTTTTTATTGA
- a CDS encoding di-trans,poly-cis-decaprenylcistransferase: MSLNNMNDDKSFPSHIAIIMDGNGRWAKQRGLKRTAGHEEGAKVVREITKFCAKIGIKYLTLYAFSTENWARPKLEVEYLMRLLEKHLKNELEVFLENNIRFKAIGDLSKFSKSLQNTIKNTENMTSSCTGLTQVLALNYGSKDEIIRAIKKLNEQNLEITEENLESCLDTAGMSPVDLLIRTSGEVRLSNYLLWQNAYAEMFFTKTYWPDFNIEELEKILDDYKNRERRFGGI, translated from the coding sequence ATGAGTTTAAATAATATGAACGATGATAAAAGCTTTCCTTCTCATATTGCCATCATTATGGATGGAAATGGAAGATGGGCGAAACAAAGAGGATTAAAAAGAACTGCTGGACATGAAGAAGGTGCAAAAGTTGTAAGAGAAATTACAAAATTTTGTGCAAAAATTGGAATAAAATATCTTACTTTATATGCTTTTTCAACTGAAAATTGGGCAAGACCAAAACTTGAAGTTGAATATTTGATGAGACTTTTAGAAAAACATCTAAAAAATGAGTTAGAGGTTTTTTTAGAAAATAATATTAGGTTTAAGGCAATCGGAGATCTTAGTAAATTCTCAAAATCTCTACAAAACACTATAAAAAACACTGAAAATATGACTTCAAGTTGTACAGGACTTACTCAAGTTTTAGCTTTAAATTATGGCTCAAAAGATGAAATAATTCGTGCAATAAAAAAATTAAATGAACAAAACCTTGAAATAACAGAAGAAAATTTAGAATCTTGCCTTGATACAGCAGGTATGAGTCCAGTTGATTTGCTAATACGAACTAGTGGAGAAGTTAGACTTTCTAATTATCTATTATGGCAAAATGCTTATGCAGAGATGTTTTTTACAAAAACTTATTGGCCAGATTTTAATATAGAAGAGTTAGAAAAAATTTTAGATGATTACAAAAATAGAGAGAGAAGATTTGGTGGAATTTAG
- the coaBC gene encoding bifunctional phosphopantothenoylcysteine decarboxylase/phosphopantothenate--cysteine ligase CoaBC has protein sequence MLLKNKKILVGVTGSIAIYKALDLIRLYVKAGAIVRVIMTEGAKKFINPITFEAISQNRVLDESSENWDKSQDYNHIDIGKWSDIFVIAPTSANTINKLACGLADNLLLQTALAYTKTKLIAPAANTNMINNPITKQSLDKLKHLEYKVVSSQIKELVCKDTGDGAMAEPTDIFDATCKELLKDEYWINRKVVLSGGGTIEKIDDVRYISNFSSGKMASNLAKSLYYKGADVCLVSSRGYENLPKDIHLIKVQSSFEMYESLVSSLEIAKKESKKQSFLFMVAAISDYLPSYPQEGKLKKDLIGIHWNLELKQNIDILNSLDKSEIISIGFKAEMDELSAVENATKMLEKKNLDAVCLNILNEENSFGSENNSIELILKNKHKSSTFKGSKLDISLEILEKLQDEFK, from the coding sequence ATGCTTTTAAAAAATAAAAAAATATTAGTTGGAGTTACTGGCTCAATTGCTATTTATAAAGCTTTGGATTTGATTAGACTTTATGTAAAAGCTGGTGCAATTGTGCGAGTTATTATGACTGAGGGTGCAAAAAAGTTTATAAATCCAATTACATTTGAAGCTATTTCACAAAACAGAGTTTTAGATGAAAGTAGTGAAAACTGGGATAAAAGTCAAGATTATAATCATATAGATATCGGAAAATGGTCTGATATTTTTGTGATTGCTCCAACTAGTGCTAATACTATAAATAAATTAGCTTGCGGTTTGGCTGATAATTTATTACTTCAAACGGCTTTAGCTTATACAAAAACTAAATTAATTGCGCCAGCAGCTAATACAAATATGATAAATAATCCTATTACAAAACAGAGTCTTGATAAATTAAAACATCTTGAATATAAAGTAGTCTCTTCTCAAATAAAAGAACTGGTTTGTAAAGATACTGGTGATGGAGCAATGGCAGAACCAACTGATATTTTTGATGCTACTTGTAAAGAACTTTTAAAAGATGAGTATTGGATAAATAGAAAAGTTGTTTTAAGTGGCGGTGGGACAATAGAAAAGATAGATGATGTAAGATATATTTCGAACTTTTCATCTGGAAAAATGGCATCAAACTTAGCAAAATCTCTATATTATAAAGGTGCAGATGTTTGTTTAGTAAGTTCTCGTGGTTACGAAAATTTACCAAAAGATATTCATTTAATAAAAGTGCAAAGTTCATTTGAAATGTACGAATCTTTAGTAAGTTCATTAGAAATTGCAAAAAAAGAGAGTAAAAAACAGAGTTTTTTATTTATGGTGGCTGCTATTAGTGATTATTTACCATCATATCCTCAAGAAGGAAAGTTAAAAAAAGATTTAATAGGAATCCATTGGAATTTAGAGTTAAAACAAAATATTGATATTTTAAATTCTTTAGATAAAAGTGAAATAATTTCTATTGGATTTAAAGCAGAAATGGATGAATTAAGTGCAGTTGAGAATGCAACAAAAATGCTAGAAAAAAAGAATCTTGATGCAGTTTGTTTAAATATTTTAAACGAAGAAAATAGTTTTGGAAGTGAAAATAATAGTATTGAACTTATTTTAAAAAATAAGCATAAAAGTTCTACATTTAAAGGTTCAAAATTAGACATATCTTTAGAAATTTTAGAAAAATTACAAGATGAGTTTAAATAA
- the glmU gene encoding bifunctional UDP-N-acetylglucosamine diphosphorylase/glucosamine-1-phosphate N-acetyltransferase GlmU, translating to MGKKSIIILAAGAGTRMKSDTPKVLHKISGKPMLYYSIKEALKLSDDITVVLYHQFEKVKAEIEKYFSNINFVIQDHKNYPGTGGAVMGITPKYEKVLVLNGDMPLIQASELEKFEINATIVMSVLELESADGYGRVIIENGNVKKIVEQKDASEDELKITTANAGIYQFETKFLLENLPKLDNNNAQKEYYITDLVEMAISQGKVLKPLVVNEENFKGVNSKVELADAEVIHQNRIKKEFMKAGVIMRLPDTIYIEEGVEIEGESIIENGVSLLGNAKIINSHIKTNSVVEDSMIKDSDVGPMGRVRPGSELTNTHIGNFVETKKAILTGVKAGHLSYLGDCSIDEGTNIGCGTITCNYDGVNKHQTIIGKNVFVGSDTQFVAPVNIEDDVLIGAGSTVTGDVKKGELYLTRAKAKIIDGFFYKHFSSKKK from the coding sequence ATGGGTAAAAAGTCAATTATTATTTTAGCAGCAGGAGCAGGTACTAGAATGAAATCTGATACTCCAAAAGTATTACATAAGATTTCTGGTAAACCTATGCTTTATTACTCTATAAAAGAGGCTTTAAAATTAAGTGATGATATAACAGTTGTTTTATATCATCAGTTCGAAAAAGTAAAAGCAGAAATTGAAAAATATTTTTCAAATATTAATTTTGTAATTCAAGACCATAAAAACTATCCAGGAACTGGTGGGGCTGTTATGGGAATCACTCCAAAATATGAAAAAGTTTTGGTTTTAAATGGCGATATGCCTTTAATTCAAGCAAGTGAGTTGGAAAAATTTGAAATAAATGCGACAATCGTTATGTCAGTTTTAGAGCTAGAAAGTGCTGATGGTTATGGAAGAGTAATAATTGAAAATGGAAATGTTAAAAAAATAGTTGAACAAAAAGATGCTTCAGAAGATGAACTGAAAATCACAACTGCAAATGCTGGAATTTATCAGTTTGAAACAAAATTTTTACTTGAAAACTTACCAAAATTAGATAATAACAATGCTCAAAAAGAGTACTACATCACTGATTTAGTTGAAATGGCAATTAGTCAAGGAAAAGTTTTAAAACCTTTAGTTGTAAATGAAGAGAATTTTAAAGGTGTTAATTCAAAAGTAGAACTTGCTGATGCTGAAGTAATTCACCAAAATAGAATAAAAAAAGAGTTTATGAAAGCTGGCGTTATTATGAGGTTACCTGATACTATCTATATAGAAGAGGGGGTAGAAATTGAGGGTGAAAGTATCATTGAAAATGGTGTAAGTTTACTTGGAAATGCAAAAATTATAAATTCTCATATTAAAACAAACTCTGTTGTTGAAGATTCAATGATTAAAGATAGTGATGTTGGACCAATGGGACGAGTAAGACCAGGAAGTGAGTTAACAAATACTCATATTGGAAACTTTGTAGAAACAAAAAAAGCTATTTTAACTGGTGTAAAAGCAGGGCATTTATCATATCTTGGAGATTGTTCAATAGATGAAGGAACAAATATAGGTTGTGGAACAATTACTTGTAACTATGATGGAGTTAATAAACATCAAACAATTATAGGAAAAAATGTTTTTGTAGGAAGTGATACACAATTTGTTGCACCTGTAAATATTGAAGATGATGTATTAATAGGAGCTGGTTCAACTGTAACTGGTGATGTCAAAAAAGGTGAATTGTATCTTACGCGAGCAAAAGCAAAAATTATTGATGGTTTCTTTTACAAACATTTTTCAAGTAAAAAGAAATAA
- a CDS encoding ankyrin repeat domain-containing protein, with protein MFKFFKVDEEDFYNELFSDKIDLKKIQRYIDKGIDINKKDEKGRNILFSLITKKRFESIKILLKNGIEANIEDKDGKTVLSEAVEKADSMTVRFLLENGFDINRKNSQGRTILQESVLLGGYKIFQLLTKYEPDFNTKDNAGKTVLFDAIESENIDIINDVLENIEDFNILDENGQTILFKAVLKEDINIALNLLSKNIDVNIVDKNGQNVLFYAILKGAKNISIIEKLIEKRIDINIVDKNYKNIIDELLNIVDIQKNELKFEDKRYELINPKNDYLALALLFIKNGLKVDTVDSEGKTTLQKEIENKNLANVEFLIDCGADLNIVDEYNRNLFHIEALKGYSNYKMMDLLVAKGANIDARDLDEKTVVDNVVELIAITRGFKKSNPALAPYVNEKERYDILLKKVLSYKPNLEAKRLDGKNVLFDLVMYNDYETLETIVNHGINLNLTDKENKTALMCMVEEGLQITEKLDKAYFIKRLVNFLRYRVDVDVQDNNGRTVIHNAVIADDLLVVEKLLTKKANLSLKDSYGRTALHHTQWKGNYQIARWLIASGADMNQPDNSGFNILNYATILGHIKLVVTLVNSGVLMYNKNPKNKKVAEFFKSKEKNLDKLLTSEISDYKMKNALIEVIQNLKKELSEAVKG; from the coding sequence GTGTTTAAATTTTTCAAAGTTGATGAAGAAGATTTTTACAATGAGCTTTTTTCTGACAAAATAGACCTTAAAAAAATCCAAAGATATATCGATAAAGGCATAGATATAAATAAAAAGGATGAAAAAGGTCGAAATATTCTTTTTTCATTAATAACTAAAAAAAGATTTGAATCTATAAAAATATTATTAAAAAATGGTATTGAAGCAAATATTGAAGATAAAGATGGAAAAACAGTTTTAAGTGAAGCAGTAGAAAAAGCTGATTCTATGACAGTTAGATTTTTACTTGAAAATGGTTTTGATATAAATAGAAAAAATAGTCAAGGAAGAACTATTTTACAAGAATCTGTGCTTTTAGGTGGATATAAAATATTCCAGTTACTAACAAAGTATGAACCAGATTTTAATACAAAAGATAATGCAGGTAAAACAGTTTTATTTGATGCAATTGAAAGTGAAAATATTGATATTATCAATGATGTTTTAGAAAATATTGAAGACTTTAATATTCTAGATGAAAATGGGCAAACAATACTTTTTAAAGCAGTTTTAAAAGAAGATATAAATATTGCATTAAATCTTTTATCAAAAAATATTGATGTAAATATAGTAGATAAAAATGGACAAAATGTACTTTTTTATGCAATATTAAAAGGTGCAAAAAACATATCAATTATTGAAAAATTAATTGAAAAACGTATTGATATAAACATAGTAGATAAAAATTATAAAAATATAATTGATGAACTTTTAAATATCGTAGATATACAAAAAAATGAATTGAAATTTGAAGATAAAAGATATGAATTAATCAATCCAAAAAATGATTATTTAGCACTTGCTCTTTTATTTATAAAAAATGGACTAAAAGTTGATACTGTTGATTCCGAGGGAAAAACAACTCTACAAAAAGAGATAGAAAATAAAAATCTTGCAAATGTAGAATTTTTAATAGATTGTGGAGCTGATTTAAATATAGTTGATGAATACAATAGAAATTTATTTCATATTGAAGCGTTAAAAGGTTATTCAAACTATAAAATGATGGATTTATTGGTTGCAAAAGGTGCAAATATTGATGCAAGAGATTTAGATGAAAAAACTGTTGTTGACAATGTTGTAGAATTGATTGCTATTACAAGAGGATTTAAAAAATCAAATCCAGCATTAGCCCCATATGTAAATGAAAAAGAGAGATATGATATTTTACTAAAAAAAGTTTTATCATATAAGCCAAATTTAGAAGCAAAAAGATTAGATGGGAAAAATGTTTTATTTGATTTGGTTATGTATAATGATTATGAAACTTTGGAAACTATTGTAAATCACGGTATAAATTTGAATCTTACAGATAAAGAAAATAAAACTGCTTTAATGTGTATGGTTGAAGAAGGTTTACAAATTACTGAAAAATTAGACAAAGCTTACTTTATCAAAAGATTGGTAAATTTTTTAAGATATAGAGTAGATGTTGATGTTCAAGATAACAATGGAAGAACAGTAATTCATAATGCTGTAATTGCAGATGATTTATTGGTAGTTGAAAAACTTTTGACAAAAAAAGCAAATCTATCTTTAAAAGATAGTTATGGAAGAACAGCACTTCACCACACACAATGGAAAGGAAACTATCAAATTGCAAGATGGTTGATCGCTTCAGGTGCTGATATGAACCAACCAGATAATAGTGGTTTTAATATATTAAATTATGCAACAATTTTAGGACATATAAAATTGGTTGTGACGTTGGTAAATTCTGGAGTTTTGATGTATAACAAAAATCCAAAAAATAAAAAAGTTGCAGAATTTTTCAAAAGCAAAGAGAAAAATTTAGATAAGTTATTAACAAGTGAAATAAGTGATTATAAAATGAAAAATGCTCTAATAGAAGTAATTCAAAATTTAAAAAAAGAGCTAAGTGAAGCAGTAAAAGGTTAA
- a CDS encoding helicase-related protein, which produces MKENWQEQLQTLLKCDLKTLYPLARSINRKLEFYVGPTNSGKTYNAMQKLKEANSGLYLAPLRLLALEGYEDLKESKINASLITGEEQILDIEASHVCSTIEMLDFDLDVDVAVIDEVQMLEDDDRGWAWVNAIIGCPAKKIIMTGSVNALDAVKKIAAYLDEDLEVIKHTRKNELKILDKWTSLEKLEDGTALIAFSRSDVLKLKQRLQKKYVVSVIYGNLSPEVRRDEAKRFREKKSQILIATDAIAMGLNLPIKTILFTIDTKFDGVSRRKITVNEIVQIAGRAGRFGHFEAGYLGATRRDILAYIKEEFESPIKTIKPPFKVKINNNQLEALSSHIKTNSLTKILKFFADNMSFNGPFVAANISSMIEAARIVDNKNGLSLEEKYLLAQAPITTKSTIILQAYDSYIASVIKKRVNHYKPSITLPKKAITQKDLLLVEDEVKKISLYLWLSYKLPELFPDHDKAYILRNSFNSFIEKSLKGNLIEESGFEKDFHKRRFPKNDKEKDKKRTYNPRRQKQFNKKLAKI; this is translated from the coding sequence ATGAAAGAAAATTGGCAAGAACAACTACAAACCTTATTAAAGTGCGATTTAAAAACACTTTATCCTTTAGCAAGAAGCATAAATAGAAAATTAGAATTTTATGTAGGTCCTACAAATAGTGGAAAAACATACAACGCAATGCAAAAATTGAAAGAAGCAAATAGTGGATTATATTTAGCACCTTTGCGACTTTTGGCTCTTGAAGGATATGAAGATTTAAAAGAATCAAAAATAAATGCTTCTTTAATAACAGGAGAAGAACAAATTTTAGATATTGAAGCTTCTCATGTTTGTTCAACTATTGAAATGTTAGATTTTGATTTAGATGTTGATGTTGCTGTTATTGATGAAGTTCAAATGCTTGAAGATGATGATAGAGGTTGGGCTTGGGTAAATGCAATTATAGGATGTCCTGCAAAAAAAATCATTATGACAGGAAGTGTAAATGCTCTTGATGCAGTTAAAAAAATAGCTGCTTATTTAGATGAAGATTTAGAAGTTATAAAACATACTAGAAAAAATGAGTTGAAAATTCTTGACAAATGGACTTCTTTGGAAAAATTAGAAGATGGAACAGCTTTGATAGCTTTTTCAAGAAGTGATGTTTTAAAACTCAAACAAAGACTTCAAAAAAAATATGTTGTTTCAGTTATCTATGGAAATTTATCTCCTGAAGTTAGACGTGATGAAGCAAAAAGATTTAGAGAGAAAAAGAGTCAAATCTTAATAGCAACAGACGCAATTGCTATGGGTTTAAATCTTCCAATTAAAACAATTTTATTTACAATAGATACAAAATTTGATGGAGTTAGTAGAAGAAAAATAACAGTTAATGAAATAGTTCAAATAGCAGGACGTGCAGGACGATTTGGACATTTTGAAGCTGGATATTTAGGTGCAACAAGAAGAGATATTTTAGCTTATATAAAAGAGGAGTTTGAATCTCCAATAAAAACAATAAAACCGCCTTTTAAAGTAAAAATAAATAACAATCAATTAGAAGCACTTTCAAGTCATATAAAAACAAATTCATTGACAAAGATTTTGAAATTTTTTGCAGACAATATGTCTTTTAATGGACCTTTTGTAGCTGCAAATATCTCTTCTATGATAGAAGCAGCAAGAATAGTTGATAATAAAAATGGTTTGAGTTTAGAAGAAAAATATCTTTTAGCTCAAGCTCCAATTACTACAAAATCAACTATTATTTTACAAGCATATGATTCATATATTGCAAGTGTGATAAAAAAAAGAGTAAATCATTATAAACCTTCAATTACCTTACCTAAAAAGGCAATTACTCAAAAAGATTTACTTTTAGTTGAAGATGAGGTAAAAAAAATCTCTTTATATCTTTGGCTTTCTTATAAACTTCCAGAACTTTTCCCTGACCATGATAAAGCATATATTTTGAGAAACTCTTTTAACAGTTTTATTGAAAAATCTTTAAAAGGAAATTTAATCGAAGAGAGTGGTTTTGAAAAAGATTTTCACAAAAGAAGATTCCCTAAAAATGATAAAGAGAAAGATAAAAAAAGGACTTATAATCCGAGAAGACAAAAACAATTTAATAAAAAATTAGCTAAAATTTAA
- the trmA gene encoding tRNA (uridine(54)-C5)-methyltransferase TrmA, translating into MNCNYFGICASCTLFDKTYEEQLNYKIQREKERFSNFTNIDFDIIKSNESNFRNRAEFRIWWEKGENNKEILSYAMNDFKKNILKINSCEMVSFHIKELMPKLIDELQNDLELSFKLFAVEFLGSSTKDMLVTLIYHKKLEESWIQKAKEIEKRLDIKIIGRSKKQRLVLTNDYINETLNISNQNFFFAYEENGFTQPNTNVNVQMIEWVLENTKNSSKDLCELYCGGGNFTIPLSTKFRKVLATEISKTSIKSALRNCDLNKIESISFIRMSAEDFVQALNKVRAFNRLKDINLDDYEFDTIFMDPPRSGLDDTTRNLAKDFENIIYISCNPETLHRDLDELTKTHEIENFALFDQFAFTNHIESGVILRKLKN; encoded by the coding sequence ATGAACTGTAACTATTTTGGAATTTGCGCATCTTGTACTCTTTTTGATAAAACTTATGAAGAACAATTAAACTATAAAATACAAAGAGAAAAAGAAAGATTCTCAAATTTTACAAATATAGATTTTGACATCATAAAAAGTAATGAATCAAACTTTAGAAATCGAGCTGAATTTAGAATTTGGTGGGAAAAAGGTGAAAATAATAAAGAGATTTTATCATATGCAATGAATGACTTTAAAAAAAATATTTTAAAAATAAATTCATGTGAGATGGTAAGTTTTCATATAAAAGAACTTATGCCAAAACTAATAGATGAACTTCAAAATGATTTAGAACTATCTTTTAAACTATTTGCTGTTGAATTTCTAGGAAGTAGCACAAAAGATATGCTTGTAACTTTGATTTATCATAAAAAGTTAGAAGAATCTTGGATACAAAAAGCAAAAGAGATTGAGAAAAGATTAGATATTAAAATCATTGGAAGAAGTAAAAAACAAAGACTTGTTTTAACAAATGACTATATAAATGAAACTTTAAATATCTCAAATCAGAATTTCTTTTTTGCTTATGAAGAAAATGGATTTACTCAACCAAATACAAATGTAAATGTTCAAATGATTGAATGGGTTTTAGAAAATACAAAAAATTCTTCAAAAGATTTATGTGAGTTATACTGTGGTGGAGGAAATTTCACTATTCCACTTTCAACAAAATTTAGAAAAGTTTTAGCAACAGAGATTTCTAAAACATCTATAAAATCAGCTTTAAGAAATTGTGACTTAAATAAAATAGAAAGTATTAGTTTTATTAGAATGAGTGCAGAAGATTTTGTACAAGCTTTAAATAAAGTGCGAGCTTTTAATAGACTAAAAGATATAAATCTTGATGATTATGAGTTTGATACTATTTTTATGGATCCACCAAGATCTGGACTTGATGATACGACTAGAAACTTAGCAAAAGATTTTGAAAATATAATATATATTTCATGTAATCCTGAAACTTTACATAGAGATTTGGATGAACTAACTAAAACTCATGAGATTGAAAATTTTGCTTTATTTGACCAATTTGCATTTACAAATCATATAGAAAGTGGTGTAATCTTAAGAAAATTAAAAAATTAA